The window GTTTATTAAATAAAGAGGTGGTATAAACAAGCCAAATATAGGACTGGGAAATCTCtgaaattcataaaattacCACAAAGAAAACTACTTGTAAATGAAAAACTTTATGTCAGACAAGTAATCATCACTATCTACAGAAAACAAAATAACCACCCAAAACCGTCAAAACATAcacaaaagagaaaagaaagcaaTTAATTTTCTGTCAAAATGAAAATCATTCGGTCAACAGAAAGcttgagagaaaggaaaaagagaagacTTGATAAGggaaaagttaaaaacactAGAAAAACAGAGGCGCTTGCAGGCATTTTCCTTCCTTTCCGCTCCCGAGAGGCGAGAACCAAACAGAAAATTGTGCATTTTTTCACTAATTAGCAATTTAGGATGTGACCCACAAGTTAAAAAGAAGCATGTAATAAAAGCAAACACATGGGTTACTCACTTTAGGTGATGGGTGACCAAGCTTCCCATTGAACCCCATCTGGGACTCGACATCCCCGCGGTCCCTGCCGGTGGCCGGCGATAGAGAAGGCGGCGTGGGTCTGAGAAACCTCTCAAAGATAGCCATGACAAGGAACATGGAGATGAGAATGGCAGTGGCAACGAACCCAAATGACACCGCATTGACAGAGTTGTCAAAATGCCTCCAGTGCTCCTCTCTCTGCACGTTCGCCGGAGCCCCAGTTGGTGGCCAACTCCAACCACTCTGTTCTcccatttctctttcttttcacGTATTAAAGCACACTCCAGAAGTAGAAGCTCTGGAACAACGTAGCCCAGTTGTTCTTCATGACACTGCAGTTGTATACAAAGAAAGCGTTGAAAGTAGACAAATAGACATATGGATGGAGTGATGGTAGGGCTTTAGACCTTATCAGAGGCAACGGTATTGGGACTTAAACCTGTGACTTAGCCTCCCAAAAGAGAGTGAGAGGAGCATGTGGGAGTAGCTTTACAGAGAGGAGGCTGAGGTTggaaaaaggagagagagaagagacCGCTTTAGAATTTGGATAGGTGGTTgattcttcttctacttctcctctgctttgctttctttttatttttctcttctttttttttgggatattaTACAAAATGGCACCTGATTTTGGCAGTTGAAATGGACCTctcagtttatttatttaagcaTCACAACAAGTTGGGCCTCCATTTGGGCCTCAGCCTGTCTTAGCAGTTATCCCTTGTCTCTCTCTTCTTCTACCCTTCCCCCAAAccctaaaataataataataataatgcaataaaaaaaaatccatttgttAGTTAGAGAGTTGACATCTTCCATggctaaatttttattttttttgaaacaactAGATTTTTCCTGGATCTAACTTGGCCCACTTTCTACAACtccatctcaaattttaaacaattcctTGTAGACATCATTTATGGATCCCTTGACCCAATTACTCAAtcttggaaatttaaaaaatggcaGCCAACTTGTAGTTGGGGATCGAATTAAGGCTCACCACCAAGCACAAGAAGTGCGCCAACGTCCAGCTCCATAACTAATCGATTCAATTTTACTCTTAAGCAAATTTAATCTGTGGCTTGGGGCCCGCCAGCTCCATAAATTACCTTTTCAAAATCAGTGTTATACCTGAGTGGGCCCGGCCCAATATCTTGTCCACGCATGTACTCACTGCCTGACAAATACCCTAGCTTGGGACCAATATTTACACAAAAAATGGCACTCTGACAGTACTCCTCATCGAGGTAGGGAACCCAGTTCTGAAACCTATCTGATGGTCTCAGGATAAGTGGCAATCCTGAGATTATGCGGAAACGTGTGGGTGAAGTATTTGTGCTACAGTCCAAGTCAAGAAATTGGAGACCTAGAGAGGCTACAGAGCCTATACCACAAAGGGTTTCATGGGAAACTGAGAAAGAAAAGTACGTCTCATTTTTTTCTCGAGAAAAGGTCTTGTCTCACGCTTGCTCCCACCCTCCCACCTCCATGTGTGCTGCTCACGAATCGTCTTACCTGGCAGTTCATGCCATGTCATCAAGATTATGAATTTGTAAGTATGGACTACAATACCTAATTGTGGATACTCGTGCCTGAAAGTAGAATTCATATACCATATCTAAAACTGAAtgataatcttaaaataaaaaataaaataaaggatatttggaaattatttatattgaaattaaatggGTGACAAGTGAAGGGAAGGCCAAAGAGGAAAGGAGGGCCATTTTAATTAAACAGAGGTTACATAGTCACATGCAAAATGTCGGAGGGATGCTCCATGTCTCCCAAGCCCCCTGGATTCCCATGGTCCCCACCTGTCCTCCTATTCCACGTGTCTCTATCAGCATGCTCTAGCCACGTGGCTTTAGCTGGAGGCGTCCTCATCCGAGTGTGAAACCCATTAACCCCAAACCCTTAAAGACTTTCAAACCCCACTCTCTTGTCTCCCCCCGACCACCTCCCATCCCCACGTTGTTTCTCCCCAGACCACCCCTTTGGACGGCCTCGATCTCTCCCTATCTCCTATTTCCGCTCCGCCTTCCGATCCAGTCAATGTCCCACGGGTCAAACATCACCTTCACCCCCTTCTGGCTCCATCACTGCACGTGCGATTGCGTGTTGGACTGTAGAAATAATTCTGAGTTTTGACGGTGTCAGCTGCCTCGTGCGTGGCTCACGTGATGGACCCCCTCCCCCCACCTTTTTTTACCCCTTTTCTGAGAGTTTTTGTTGACCcccctttctcttcttttgaTGCTGCTGGAAGAGGGCTTCTTCTTGGGCTATTTCTTTTCTGCGGGCCTGTATGGTTAACACTTGATGCACCCAACCACCTCAAGACGGTGGGTGGAGCCCAGTGGGGTTGCACCTGTGGGCCAGGGCCCACATTGTGGATGTCCATGGACCTTGACAAAGAGCAGTTTTGGACCTTTTTGAGACAGACCCAACAACATCTAATCATCATTTGGGTCACTCACCCCTTACTAATTTTAGatcaacacttttttttttttttttattgtgggcTTGGCAAACCCCCAAGTTCAGTCATGTGCACTGGAACCCATGCCCACCACCATACTTTGTGTGACTTGCTATTAATGTTAATTTGCAATAATGCTTTCATTTTAAACTAACTATTCACACAAACTAGATTGGgcaaatacattttttaacattataaaaaaaaaaattggcatagaTTGTGATTACATGAGAAATTGAACTCAGTATATCTGACCTTGTTCTATAGCACAAGTGATGCGATGACTTGAGGAAGATAGACATAAAGTACTGTATGATATATGGAAAAAGGTATAGGTAGACGCACGTATGTTACATATAAGTTACTTAGAAAGTTGAACAACACAACCATGGCTGCAAAGCTCTTTGTCGCCAACCTCTTGAATAGGCTCCAAGTCCCTCCAGGCATCTTCATCAGCCAAAGAGTCGAAGACATGGACCATGGATATGAAGTTGGATGAGCCCCCGGCTCCCCTTCTATAGCCTGCCAAGAAATATAGAAGGGTTCCAAGTGGTGCCACTGTGAGGTAAAGTGGGGAGCAGAGGGTTTGCAGCTGTGATCCATCCACTATGTTCCATATGTTGAGGTTCATATCATATGCCTCAATGTGACCTTTCCAAGCCTTGAGGCAATCCCCCGAGCTAAACAAATTTCCATCCACCACTACAATTTGATTAGGTGGTACGTCCAGCTGCCACATCCCTACCATCAGGTCCCATCTTCCACTGCTCGGGTCGAACAACTCAGCTGAACTGCGCTCCAACGCGTAGGGCACGGTTCGGTCCGAGTCCAACCTGTCAGCAAATCCTCCAACCACTAGGATCTTCCCTTGCCATGTCACGCCTACACATTTATACCTTAGGGTGCTCATGTTAGGGAGAGGTGTCCACACATTGAGGGCGGGGTCAAACGCCTCAGCTAAGGATATCCCACGTGCGCTTTCCAGGGTGGATTTGCCCCCTGCCACGTAGATTTTATTTTCACAAACCGTGCATGCAAAGTCATACCGTGGGGTGCCGAGTGGTGTGCATTTTGACCATTGGGTAGTAGTCACATTGTAACGCAAAACTGTTGAAAGAACCTCCACGTCCACCTCAATAAACTCCTCACCCCGTGCCCTGTCCTTGCGGAAGAGGCGGCCGCCAATTATGAAAATGGAGTCACCTAGAGAAACCATGGCGAAGCCTTTCAAGACTTGGTTGTCAGCGAGTCCAGGAACTGGGTTAACGTAAGTCCAAGTGTTGTCACATGGATTGTAACACTCTATCCAATTGGACACATTCGCATTTGGTGCTGGCTCTCTCAGGCAAAACGAGGCCATGACCCGATACCTGGAGGAGGTGTTTTCCGGGGATGGCGGTGGGGTGGTGGTCCGCGGTGGGGAGGGGAGGAAACCCATTGGAGTGGTGGGGGAGGAGATGGTCATGGTGGGTTACTGCAACAGACTCCTATATATGATTTGTCAAATGGGAGAAATGAAGATAGCAGAGGAGGAGATGATATAGGAGAAGCAGGCGGAGAAACCAATGGGAGGGTGGATTGTGGGCATCGAACAGGGATTAGGATTGGTGGTGGGTGTGGCGGCATCAAAGCAATTGGAGTGGATTTCCAT of the Vitis vinifera cultivar Pinot Noir 40024 chromosome 10, ASM3070453v1 genome contains:
- the LOC100241762 gene encoding uncharacterized protein LOC100241762; translation: MGEQSGWSWPPTGAPANVQREEHWRHFDNSVNAVSFGFVATAILISMFLVMAIFERFLRPTPPSLSPATGRDRGDVESQMGFNGKLGHPSPKMTVYARGVSVLMPGEDIPTFIAHPAPVPCPPDRIPWPLKEHNSTANPSSNPNNIADTVNQAST
- the LOC100855045 gene encoding uncharacterized protein LOC100855045, with translation MTISSPTTPMGFLPSPPRTTTPPPSPENTSSRYRVMASFCLREPAPNANVSNWIECYNPCDNTWTYVNPVPGLADNQVLKGFAMVSLGDSIFIIGGRLFRKDRARGEEFIEVDVEVLSTVLRYNVTTTQWSKCTPLGTPRYDFACTVCENKIYVAGGKSTLESARGISLAEAFDPALNVWTPLPNMSTLRYKCVGVTWQGKILVVGGFADRLDSDRTVPYALERSSAELFDPSSGRWDLMVGMWQLDVPPNQIVVVDGNLFSSGDCLKAWKGHIEAYDMNLNIWNIVDGSQLQTLCSPLYLTVAPLGTLLYFLAGYRRGAGGSSNFISMVHVFDSLADEDAWRDLEPIQEVGDKELCSHGCVVQLSK